From a single Candoia aspera isolate rCanAsp1 chromosome 2, rCanAsp1.hap2, whole genome shotgun sequence genomic region:
- the GPR84 gene encoding G-protein coupled receptor 84, whose product MENLADNFSCYDPSIVGYRYVSVTWGIVVTIVGTVGNVLTLLAYAADTKLQTRFNLLIVNLTLADILYCTFLQPFSVDSYLHLYWRSGADFCRVFGMLLFVSNSVSILTLCLIAVSRYLLIANMAQFDRIFSRLGVVLIALGTWVVAIVSFAPLWPVYVLVPKVCTCSFHRIRGRPYTTILLAFYFVVGLSCVGVFYFLIHRKVKGAAQALDQYKLKKASLKGAHIAGTSSATPGQYNELDSGVDSVGASQHSCEALPSESTSKTSIPPSVESNTAPPMAQPVGPPPMAQPVGPSKKGALCRTKDSHSEFHRVTRMCFVVFIFFVVCYIPFLLINIFDAKNRAPTVLHMIAANLTWLNSCINPVLYAAMNRQFREAYKGVVYNFAQKIHWCR is encoded by the coding sequence ATGGAAAATCTTGCTGACAATTTCTCTTGCTATGACCCATCCATTGTTGGTTACCGCTACGTGTCAGTGACTTGGGGCATTGTGGTGACAATAGTGGGCACAGTGGGCAATGTCTTAACCCTCTTGGCCTATGCTGCGGACACCAAGCTGCAGACACGCTTCAACCTGCTCATTGTCAACTTGACTTTGGCTGACATCCTGTACTGTACCTTTTTGCAGCCCTTTTCCGTGGACTCCTACCTACATCTCTACTGGAGGTCAGGAGCTGATTTCTGCCGTGTCTTTGGGATGCTGCTATTTGTCTCCAACTCAGTCTCCATCTTGACTCTCTGTCTCATAGCAGTGAGCCGCTACCTACTCATTGCCAATATGGCCCAGTTTGACCGCATCTTTTCCCGTCTTGGAGTGGTACTAATTGCTCTGGGGACCTGGGTTGTCGCAATTGTCAGTTTTGCCCCCCTGTGGCCTGTCTATGTCTTGGTCCCCAAAGTCTGTACCTGCAGCTTCCACCGCATTCGTGGACGGCCCTACACCACCATCCTCTTGGCTTTCTACTTTGTCGTGGGCCTGAGCTGTGTTGGCGTCTTTTATTTCCTCATCCATCGCAAAGTCAAGGGTGCTGCCCAGGCCTTGGATCAATACAAACTGAAGAAGGCCAGCTTGAAAGGGGCTCATATAGCTGGAACCAGCTCAGCTACACCAGGACAGTACAATGAGCTGGACAGTGGGGTGGACAGTGTAGGTGCTTCACAGCATTCCTGTGAGGCTCTGCCCTCTGAGTCAACATCCAAGACCAGCATTCCCCCAAGTGTGGAAAGCAACACAGCGCCTCCCATGGCCCAGCCTGTGGGCCCACCTCCCATGGCCCAGCCTGTGGGCCCATCAAAGAAAGGGGCCCTCTGTAGAACCAAGGATAGCCACTCAGAATTCCACCGGGTGACCCGCATGTgctttgtggtttttattttctttgttgtttgCTATATCCCATTTTTGCTTATCAACATATTTGATGCCAAAAACCGGGCTCCAACTGTACTGCACATGATTGCTGCCAATCTGACATGGCTTAACAGCTGTATTAATCCTGTACTTTATGCAGCCATGAACCGACAGTTCCGTGAGGCCTATAAAGGAGTAGTGTACAACTTTGCCCAGAAAATCCACTGGTGCCGCTAA